A window of Sporanaerobacter acetigenes DSM 13106 contains these coding sequences:
- a CDS encoding GatB/YqeY domain-containing protein, which produces MSLKEKLMEDMKSSMKNKDTLRKNTITMVRASIKQREVDERIELTDEDIIDIIAKQVKEKRDVIQDFEKGGREDLVEQTKKEMEILLEYLPKQLTEEEVEEIVKETIKEVDAKSIKDIGLIMKSVMPKIKGKADGSMVNSIARKYLK; this is translated from the coding sequence ATGTCTCTAAAAGAGAAACTTATGGAAGATATGAAATCTTCAATGAAAAATAAAGACACCTTGAGGAAAAATACTATCACAATGGTGCGAGCAAGTATCAAGCAAAGAGAAGTCGATGAAAGAATTGAACTAACTGATGAAGATATTATAGATATTATAGCTAAGCAAGTAAAAGAAAAAAGAGATGTTATACAGGATTTTGAAAAAGGTGGACGAGAAGATTTAGTTGAACAGACAAAAAAAGAAATGGAAATTTTACTTGAATATTTGCCTAAACAATTGACAGAAGAAGAAGTTGAAGAAATAGTCAAGGAAACAATAAAAGAAGTAGATGCTAAATCCATAAAAGATATTGGACTTATTATGAAATCAGTTATGCCTAAGATCAAAGGTAAAGCTGATGGTAGCATGGTGAATAGTATTGCAAGAAAATACTTGAAATGA
- the rpsU gene encoding 30S ribosomal protein S21 — translation MAEIRVGENESLDNALKRFKRQCARSGVMAEVRKREHYEKPSVKRKKKSEAARRKNKGRY, via the coding sequence ATGGCAGAAATTAGAGTCGGAGAAAACGAATCACTAGACAATGCACTTAAAAGATTTAAAAGACAATGTGCTCGTTCAGGTGTTATGGCTGAAGTTAGAAAAAGAGAACACTATGAAAAGCCTAGCGTGAAACGTAAGAAAAAATCTGAAGCAGCTAGAAGAAAAAACAAAGGTAGATACTAA
- a CDS encoding histidine triad nucleotide-binding protein, translated as MNDCIFCKIAHGEIPTDKIYEDDKVIVFNDINPQSPVHFLVIPKEHISSIKEIDENNVSIISHIVLIIKKIAKEKGLDEKGYRIINNCGEYGGQTVEHLHFHVLGGRQLLWPPG; from the coding sequence ATGAATGATTGCATATTTTGTAAAATTGCACATGGAGAAATACCAACAGATAAGATTTATGAAGATGACAAAGTCATAGTTTTTAATGACATAAACCCACAATCTCCTGTCCACTTTTTGGTTATTCCTAAAGAGCATATTTCTTCTATAAAAGAAATTGATGAAAACAATGTATCTATTATTAGTCATATTGTATTGATTATAAAGAAAATAGCTAAGGAAAAAGGACTAGATGAAAAAGGATACAGGATTATAAATAATTGTGGTGAATATGGAGGACAAACAGTAGAACATCTTCATTTCCACGTATTAGGTGGAAGACAATTGTTATGGCCACCAGGTTAA
- the mtaB gene encoding tRNA (N(6)-L-threonylcarbamoyladenosine(37)-C(2))-methylthiotransferase MtaB has product MKKVAFHTLGCKVNQYETEAMEELFEKRGYQIVGENEYADVYVINTCTVTNLGDRKSRQFIRRAKKLNHDSIIAVVGCYAQVAPKEIEKMNDVDVIIGTSDKRKIVESCEEAKEEKKKINMVKDFRMLNNFEELEIEEIKSRTRAYMKIQDGCNQYCSYCIIPYARGPIRSRTLENIISEAERLSQAGFKEVVLTGIHVASYGKDLGDISLLDVIKEVNKIEGIERIRLSSIEPTLIDREFMESVIKMPKVCDHFHLSLQSGSDTILKRMNRKYTTEEYRNIVKLIREYMPYAGITTDVIVGFPGEGQKEFEETCDFVKEINFSRIHVFKYSPRKGTPASKYINQVDGNIKHERSEKLINLGEELSIKFNKNLLGKTMEVLFEEESKDPSFIEGYTTNYVRVKAPFKEEYKGRILTVKITELDDENLIGEIEEF; this is encoded by the coding sequence ATGAAAAAAGTTGCATTTCACACACTAGGTTGTAAAGTAAACCAATATGAAACAGAAGCTATGGAAGAGCTATTTGAAAAACGTGGATACCAGATAGTCGGTGAGAATGAGTATGCAGATGTATATGTTATAAATACATGTACTGTAACCAATTTAGGAGATAGAAAATCTAGGCAATTTATTAGAAGAGCAAAGAAGCTCAATCATGATTCTATCATAGCTGTGGTAGGATGTTATGCTCAAGTAGCTCCAAAAGAAATAGAAAAAATGAATGATGTAGACGTTATAATTGGTACAAGTGATAAAAGAAAAATTGTAGAGTCGTGTGAAGAAGCAAAAGAAGAAAAGAAAAAGATAAATATGGTCAAGGATTTTAGAATGCTTAACAATTTCGAGGAATTAGAGATTGAAGAAATTAAATCAAGGACTAGAGCGTATATGAAAATACAAGATGGCTGCAATCAGTATTGTTCATATTGTATCATACCTTATGCTAGGGGGCCTATTAGAAGTAGAACACTTGAGAATATAATAAGTGAAGCGGAAAGGCTTTCACAAGCTGGGTTTAAAGAGGTAGTCCTTACAGGTATTCATGTAGCCAGTTATGGAAAAGATCTAGGAGACATCAGTTTACTAGATGTTATAAAAGAAGTAAATAAAATTGAAGGTATTGAAAGAATAAGACTTAGTTCTATTGAACCAACACTCATAGATAGAGAGTTTATGGAAAGTGTAATTAAGATGCCAAAAGTTTGTGATCATTTCCATTTATCCCTACAAAGTGGTTCAGATACCATTCTAAAGAGGATGAATAGAAAATATACAACGGAAGAGTATAGAAATATTGTAAAACTCATAAGAGAGTATATGCCTTATGCTGGAATTACTACGGATGTCATAGTGGGATTTCCTGGAGAAGGGCAAAAAGAATTTGAAGAGACCTGTGATTTTGTCAAGGAAATAAATTTTTCTAGAATTCATGTGTTTAAATATTCTCCGAGAAAGGGGACCCCTGCTAGTAAATATATAAATCAAGTAGATGGCAATATAAAACACGAGAGAAGTGAAAAATTAATTAATTTGGGAGAAGAACTTTCTATTAAATTTAACAAGAATTTATTAGGAAAGACTATGGAAGTATTGTTTGAAGAAGAATCAAAAGATCCAAGTTTTATAGAAGGCTATACTACAAACTATGTAAGGGTTAAAGCTCCTTTTAAAGAGGAATATAAGGGAAGGATATTAACTGTGAAAATAACTGAGCTAGATGATGAAAATTTAATTGGAGAAATAGAGGAATTTTAA
- a CDS encoding 16S rRNA (uracil(1498)-N(3))-methyltransferase encodes MNRFFVQENQVNKNLITIVGEDVKHIKDVLRLKVGDSIEVVSKGILYLCQIHSIEKNIILANIEEKFKSKNEPPIHIVLYQGLPKSSKMDFIVQKATELGAAEIYPLITDRTVVKINDIKKENKKVERWNKIALEAAKQSKRDCIPIVKNIISFNDMLSSLKDEKNILVPYEDEETVHLKDVMKNIEGEKIHIIIGPEGGFEEREIEELRSIGSNIVSLGPRILRTETAGLVAMSILLYELGDI; translated from the coding sequence ATGAATAGATTTTTTGTACAAGAAAATCAAGTCAATAAAAATCTTATAACAATTGTAGGGGAAGATGTAAAACATATAAAAGATGTTCTTAGATTAAAAGTAGGAGATAGTATAGAGGTAGTATCTAAAGGCATATTGTATTTATGTCAAATACATAGTATAGAAAAGAACATTATACTTGCGAATATAGAAGAAAAGTTTAAAAGTAAAAATGAACCTCCAATTCATATAGTTCTCTATCAAGGACTTCCTAAAAGTAGCAAAATGGATTTTATAGTTCAAAAAGCTACTGAATTGGGAGCTGCGGAGATATATCCTTTGATTACTGATAGAACTGTCGTAAAAATAAATGATATAAAAAAGGAAAATAAAAAGGTAGAACGTTGGAATAAAATAGCTTTAGAAGCAGCTAAACAGAGCAAGAGAGATTGCATACCAATAGTTAAAAACATTATTTCATTTAATGACATGCTATCTTCCCTAAAAGATGAAAAAAACATTCTGGTGCCCTATGAGGATGAAGAAACAGTTCATTTAAAGGATGTTATGAAAAATATTGAGGGAGAAAAAATTCATATCATTATTGGTCCAGAAGGTGGATTTGAAGAAAGAGAAATTGAAGAACTTAGAAGTATTGGTAGCAATATAGTTTCTTTAGGGCCCAGAATACTCAGAACAGAAACTGCAGGATTGGTGGCTATGTCAATATTATTATATGAATTAGGAGATATTTAG
- the prmA gene encoding 50S ribosomal protein L11 methyltransferase — translation MKWIEVQIKTTTEAEEAVANILYELGVGGLAIEDPNDVLAFAKNEDDWDYIDPNLLKQDFEGVIIKGYFPESEDLIDKIELIKQNVEKIPQYNLDKGLGEVTTTEVYEKDWAESWKKYYKPKKIGEKIVVKPTWEKYKESSGEIIVELDPGMAFGTGTHETTTMCIRALEKHVRPESTIFDIGCGSGILSIAAAKLGGKKVIGVDLDELPVKVSKENVQLNKVSDVVEIRRGNLLDVVDEKADIIVSNIIAEIIVDLTSDITPYLKGDSIFISSGIIIEKIDMVVDALSKEGFKVLEISKMNGWACIVSKLEKDE, via the coding sequence ATGAAATGGATAGAAGTACAGATTAAGACAACTACTGAAGCGGAAGAAGCTGTAGCCAACATTTTGTATGAATTAGGAGTTGGAGGTCTTGCCATTGAAGATCCAAATGATGTATTAGCTTTTGCTAAAAATGAGGACGATTGGGATTATATTGATCCAAATCTTCTAAAACAAGATTTTGAAGGAGTAATAATAAAAGGATATTTTCCAGAAAGTGAAGATCTAATAGATAAAATAGAACTTATAAAGCAAAATGTTGAAAAAATCCCTCAATATAATTTAGACAAAGGATTGGGAGAAGTAACTACGACAGAGGTTTACGAAAAAGACTGGGCGGAATCTTGGAAAAAATATTATAAACCTAAAAAAATAGGAGAAAAAATAGTGGTTAAACCTACCTGGGAAAAATATAAAGAAAGCTCAGGGGAAATAATAGTGGAATTAGACCCAGGAATGGCTTTTGGAACGGGAACCCATGAAACTACTACTATGTGCATTAGAGCCTTGGAAAAACATGTAAGGCCAGAGTCCACTATATTTGATATTGGTTGTGGCAGTGGTATATTGAGTATTGCAGCAGCAAAATTGGGCGGGAAAAAGGTTATTGGAGTAGATTTAGATGAACTTCCCGTAAAAGTTTCAAAAGAAAATGTTCAACTAAACAAAGTTTCTGATGTAGTTGAAATAAGAAGAGGAAATTTGTTAGATGTGGTAGATGAAAAAGCTGATATAATAGTATCAAATATTATTGCAGAAATAATTGTGGATTTAACATCTGATATAACTCCATATTTAAAAGGAGATAGTATATTTATATCCTCAGGAATTATAATAGAAAAAATAGATATGGTAGTGGATGCTCTTTCAAAAGAGGGATTCAAAGTTTTAGAAATATCTAAAATGAACGGTTGGGCTTGCATAGTATCAAAGCTTGAAAAGGATGAGTAA
- the dnaK gene encoding molecular chaperone DnaK codes for MGKIIGIDLGTTNSCVAVMEGGEPVVIPNAEGNRTTPSIVAFTKDGERLVGETAKRQAITNPERTIASIKREMGSDYSINIDGKKYAPQDISAMILQKMKMDAENYLGEKVTDAVITVPAYFTDSQRQATKDAGKIAGLNVRRIINEPTAASLAYGMDKEEEHHKIMVFDLGGGTFDVSILELGDGVFEVISTRGNNHLGGDDFDQELIDYMAEEFKKENGIDLRQDNMALQRLKEAAEKAKKELSSTMTTNVNLPFITATQSGPVHLNMDISRAKFEELTAHLVEKSLEPARMALKDAGLSPSDIDRVILVGGSTRIPAVQEAVKRLIGKDPHKGVNPDECVAIGAAIQGGVLSGEVKDLLLLDVTPLSLGIETLGGVMTRLIDRNTTIPTKKSQVFSTAADGQTAVDIHVLQGERPMAKDNTTLGRFQLTGIPPAPRGIPQIEVTFDIDANGIVNVSAKDLGTGKEQKITITASTNLSDEEIEKKVKEAEKFAEEDKRKQEEIEVRNNGDSLVYQTEKTLNELGDSVSDSEKAKVEEKLKELKKSLEGDDIDDIKKKTEELTNEFYAISQKLYEQAAQQQQQQGTSGSTGNDGDDVVDADYEVVDDDDK; via the coding sequence ATGGGAAAAATAATAGGAATTGACTTAGGAACTACGAATTCTTGTGTTGCTGTAATGGAAGGTGGAGAACCTGTAGTTATACCTAATGCTGAAGGAAATAGAACTACACCTTCTATAGTAGCTTTCACTAAAGATGGAGAAAGACTAGTTGGTGAAACTGCTAAAAGGCAAGCCATCACAAACCCAGAAAGGACTATAGCATCTATTAAAAGAGAAATGGGTAGTGATTACAGTATAAATATTGATGGAAAGAAATATGCACCTCAAGATATTTCAGCTATGATTTTGCAAAAAATGAAAATGGATGCAGAAAATTATTTGGGAGAAAAAGTAACAGATGCTGTCATCACGGTGCCAGCGTATTTTACAGACAGTCAAAGACAGGCAACAAAGGATGCAGGAAAGATTGCAGGATTAAATGTTAGAAGAATCATAAATGAACCTACAGCAGCATCCCTTGCATATGGTATGGACAAAGAAGAAGAACACCATAAAATAATGGTATTTGACTTAGGTGGAGGAACTTTTGACGTATCTATTCTTGAACTCGGGGATGGAGTGTTTGAAGTAATATCTACTAGAGGAAACAATCATTTAGGTGGAGATGATTTTGATCAAGAACTTATTGACTATATGGCAGAAGAATTTAAAAAGGAAAATGGTATAGATTTAAGGCAGGATAATATGGCGCTACAAAGATTGAAAGAAGCAGCAGAAAAGGCTAAAAAAGAGTTATCAAGTACTATGACTACAAATGTAAACTTGCCATTTATTACAGCTACTCAATCAGGCCCAGTACATTTGAATATGGATATTTCAAGGGCTAAATTTGAAGAATTGACAGCTCATTTAGTAGAAAAATCTCTTGAACCAGCTAGAATGGCTTTAAAGGATGCGGGATTGTCTCCATCAGATATAGATAGAGTTATATTGGTTGGTGGTTCAACGAGAATTCCAGCTGTTCAAGAAGCAGTTAAAAGACTTATAGGAAAAGATCCACACAAGGGAGTAAATCCTGATGAATGTGTTGCTATAGGAGCAGCTATTCAAGGTGGAGTATTGAGTGGAGAAGTAAAAGATTTGTTGCTATTAGATGTAACACCACTATCTTTAGGAATTGAGACATTAGGTGGAGTTATGACAAGGTTAATTGATAGAAATACTACTATTCCAACAAAGAAGAGTCAAGTATTTTCTACAGCTGCAGATGGCCAAACTGCTGTTGACATTCATGTGTTACAAGGAGAAAGGCCAATGGCTAAGGACAATACAACTTTAGGTAGATTCCAATTAACTGGAATACCACCAGCTCCAAGAGGAATTCCACAAATTGAAGTTACTTTTGATATTGATGCCAATGGAATAGTTAATGTATCAGCAAAGGATTTGGGAACTGGAAAAGAACAAAAAATAACAATTACAGCATCTACAAATTTAAGTGATGAAGAAATTGAAAAGAAAGTAAAAGAAGCTGAAAAATTTGCAGAGGAAGACAAAAGAAAACAAGAAGAAATAGAAGTTAGGAACAATGGAGATTCATTGGTATATCAAACAGAAAAGACATTAAATGAATTGGGAGATTCAGTTTCAGATAGTGAAAAAGCTAAAGTAGAAGAAAAATTGAAAGAGTTGAAGAAGTCACTTGAAGGTGATGATATAGATGATATTAAAAAGAAAACTGAAGAATTGACAAATGAGTTTTATGCTATATCACAAAAACTATATGAACAGGCTGCACAACAACAGCAACAACAAGGCACAAGTGGAAGTACAGGAAATGATGGTGATGATGTAGTTGATGCAGATTATGAAGTAGTAGATGATGATGATAAATAA